In the genome of Mytilus edulis chromosome 3, xbMytEdul2.2, whole genome shotgun sequence, one region contains:
- the LOC139515148 gene encoding uncharacterized protein has translation MVGLQKAETSDSDQKGTNVYNEITHYVDARYVSASEACWRIFHYDLHTHSTAIKRLAVHLPGQEQVIYSEGKAQQALEHNKNTTLTGWFKIKQTNPLATTIPYHLFPEHFTWNQSSHTWAPRKKGNVIGRLYRTNPAEGERFFLRLLLHHCPGATCYEDLRKLEDSTLCTTFKETAMRRGFLQHDEEWVECLTEAAAIATPTQIRFLFVTILLFCEPSEPAKLWEQFKDCMSEDIVHNMNNNLTHDSKQFVCNKVLCLIQQLLKSHGKNLADFPGFPNIDESNTTFTSNLLHEQCQYKIEEQTVIADKNESLLNSDQHHVYQKVVDAAEHHKHSTAYFVDGPGGSGKTFLYNTILARIRSKGIIALAVASRNSALANLIENTAIIVWDEAPMIHKHVLECVHRTLCDITQIDKPFGSKVVLLGGDFRQVLPVIRHGTQAEIINSNIMQFFLWESITMFNLTINMRVRSNAHSNNQADFENFLLRIGNGKEKLYPNVGSAKIQLPKDLCICPDKNGLKNLTHKLHGDILESSDYSKFTDRAILTTTNDDVDTINTMVIDMFPSTISKTYLSADTVEDESTGYLYPTEFLNTITPSGTPPHKLT, from the coding sequence ATGGTAGGACTTCAAAAAGCAGAAACCAGTGATTCTGACCAGAAAGGAACCAATGTGTATAATGAGATTACTCATTATGTTGATGCTAGGTATGTTTCAGCATCAGAGGCATGTTGGCGCATATTCCACTATGATTTACATACTCATTCGACAGCAATTAAGAGACTTGCAGTTCATTTGCCAGGGCAGGAGCAGGTAATTTATAGTGAGGGAAAAGCACAACAGGCACTTGAACACAATAAAAACACTACATTGACAGGTTGGTTTAAAATAAAACAGACTAATCCTTTGGCTACAACAATACCATATCACCTCTTCCCGGAACATTTTACATGGAATCAGTCTTCACATACATGGGCACCCCGAAAAAAAGGTAATGTTATTGGACGACTTTATAGGACAAACCCAGCAGAAGGAGAACGTTTTTTCTTGAGGCTATTACTACACCATTGTCCAGGTGCCACATGTTATGAAGACCTCAGAAAGTTGGAAGATAGTACTCTTTGTACTACTTTTAAAGAAACTGCAATGCGACGAGGTTTTCTACAACATGATGAAGAATGGGTAGAATGTCTTACAGAAGCTGCTGCTATTGCAACCCCAACACAGATTCGTTTTCTTTTTGTAACAATTCTTCTCTTTTGTGAGCCATCTGAACCAGCAAAGTTGTGGGAACAATTTAAAGACTGCATGTCAGAAGACATTGTTCATAACATGAACAATAATCTAACACACGATTCAAAACAATTTGTATGCAACAAAGTCCTGTGTCTCATACAGCAACTGTTGAAATCTCATGGTAAAAACTTGGCAGATTTTCCTGGATTTCCAAACATTGATGAATCTAATACTACCTTTACATCAAATTTACTACATGAACAATGTcagtacaaaattgaagaacaAACTGTAATAGCAGACAAAAATGAATCCCTTCTCAATTCAGATCAACATCATGTTTACCAAAAAGTAGTTGATGCTGCAGAACACCATAAACATTCTACAGCTTACTTTGTGGATGGTCCAGGTGGATCGGGGAAAACATTCCTATATAATACAATTTTAGCCCGTATTAGATCTAAAGGTATAATTGCACTGGCAGTAGCGTCAAGAAACAGTGCACTTGCTAATCTTATTGAAAATACTGCAATTATAGTTTGGGACGAGGCGCCAATGATACATAAGCATGTGTTAGAGTGTGTTCATAGAACATTATGTGATATAACACAGATAGACAAACCATTTGGTAGTAAAGTTGTTTTATTAGGTGGAGACTTCAGGCAGGTGTTACCTGTCATTCGCCATGGAACACAAGCTGAAATAATTAATAGTAATATTATGCAGTTTTTCCTCTGGGAAAGCATTACCATGTTCAATTTAACAATTAACATGAGAGTGCGTAGCAACGCACATTCAAACAATCAAGCAGATTTCGAAAACTTCTTATTACGTATTGGTAATGGGAAGGAAAAACTATATCCAAACGTTGGATCTGCAAAAATACAGCTCCCTAAAGACCTTTGCATATGCCCAGACAAAAATGGATTAAAGAATCTTACACATAAACTTCATGGTGATATTTTAGAATCATCAGACTATTCAAAATTTACAGATCGCGCcattttaacaacaacaaatgaTGATGTAGACACAATTAATACAATGGTCATTGACATGTTTCCTTCAACTATTAGTAAAACCTATCTCAGTGCTGATACTGTTGAAGATGAATCTACTGGATATTTGTATCCTACAGAATTCCTCAACACTATTACACCCTCTGGAACACCACCACATaaattgacttaa
- the LOC139515149 gene encoding ATP-dependent DNA helicase PIF1-like — MLLRNLNPAAGLLNGTRLSVLNLGTRLIETKILTGTHAGDTVFLPRITIIPSDAGLPFNLKRRQFPIRPAFSITINKAQGQTLGQIGLDLTKPVFSHGQLYVAFSRVRDFNSISILPAADSLFDGQ, encoded by the coding sequence ATGCTTTTACGTAACCTAAACCCAGCTGCAGGACTTCTTAATGGGACTAGACTTTCTGTTCTAAATCTTGGAACTCGCCTTATCGAGACAAAAATCCTGACTGGTACGCATGCAGGAGACACTGTCTTCCTTCCAAGAATCACCATAATCCCATCAGATGCAGGACTTCCATTCAATCTAAAACGACGTCAGTTCCCTATTAGGCCAGCATTCTCCATTACAATTAACAAAGCTCAAGGACAAACTTTAGGACAAATAGGACTAGATCTAACAAAACCTGTTTTCTCTCATGGCCAGCTCTATGTTGCATTTTCAAGAGTTAGAGACTTTAATTCAATATCCATTTTACCTGCTGCTGATTCTCTGTTTGATGGACAATAA